Proteins from a single region of Phaeacidiphilus oryzae TH49:
- a CDS encoding carbohydrate ABC transporter permease, which yields MRLEIAVMSGPAILMFLAFVIFPVALAAYYGFYRWHGYGPPTDWTGLNNYRLILTDPAFQQVLEHNALILVLSLVIQGPVAIVLALLLNQKIRGRSLIRVLIFVPYIISEVIVGTGWSLILQRGGAFNDLLQHIGLGSLQADWLADSKLALWTLMALISWKYIGFAVILMLAGLQSIPDELFEAAQLDGASYWQIQRRITLPLLGPTIRIWAFLSIIGSLQLFDLVYIIWGQYVSGTAGTSTMAIYMVSQGRDAGNYGYGSAVAVVMFLISLVVALLYQRFVLRRDLRGAVTEGAAR from the coding sequence ATGCGACTCGAGATCGCGGTCATGTCCGGACCCGCGATCCTGATGTTCCTGGCGTTCGTGATCTTCCCGGTCGCGCTCGCCGCCTACTACGGCTTCTACCGGTGGCACGGCTACGGCCCGCCCACCGACTGGACCGGCCTCAACAACTACCGGCTGATCCTCACCGACCCCGCGTTCCAGCAGGTGCTGGAGCACAACGCGCTGATCCTGGTGCTCTCGCTGGTCATCCAGGGGCCGGTGGCGATCGTCCTCGCGCTGCTGCTCAACCAGAAGATCCGCGGCCGCTCGCTGATCCGCGTCCTGATCTTCGTGCCCTACATCATCTCCGAGGTCATCGTCGGCACCGGCTGGAGTCTGATCCTGCAGCGCGGCGGCGCGTTCAACGACCTCCTCCAGCACATCGGCCTGGGCTCCCTGCAGGCCGACTGGCTGGCCGACTCGAAGCTGGCCCTCTGGACCCTGATGGCCCTCATCTCGTGGAAGTACATCGGCTTCGCGGTGATCCTGATGCTCGCCGGGCTCCAGTCGATCCCCGACGAGCTCTTCGAGGCCGCCCAGCTCGACGGTGCCTCCTACTGGCAGATCCAGCGGCGGATCACCCTGCCGCTGCTGGGCCCGACCATCCGGATCTGGGCGTTCCTGTCGATCATCGGCTCGCTGCAGCTGTTCGACCTCGTCTACATCATCTGGGGCCAGTACGTCTCGGGCACCGCGGGCACCTCGACGATGGCGATCTACATGGTCTCCCAGGGCCGCGACGCCGGGAACTACGGCTACGGCAGCGCGGTCGCCGTGGTGATGTTCCTGATCTCGCTCGTCGTCGCGCTCCTCTACCAGCGCTTCGTCCTGCGCCGCGACCTCCGGGGCGCCGTCACCGAAGGAGCCGCCCGATGA
- a CDS encoding extracellular solute-binding protein translates to MARKTHTATAVAIGLGIALAATGCAGGGSAGGSGGGASGGKVTLTVWENATPGPGAEYWRQAAKEYHALHPNVTIKIQLVQNEDFDGKLQTALNSNSAPDIFMQRGGGKMQAMVDAGQIQPLDLTATDRANAGAAALAGNSIDGKVYAMPTDTQPEGVYYSKDLFKKAGIASTPTSMDALEADVAKLKAINVAPIAVGAKDAWPAAHWYFNLALRECSRDTMQQTAKSLKFTDPCWTKAGEDLASFLKTSPFQKGFLTTSSQQGAGSSAGMLANHRAAMELMGNWDPGVIASLTPNQKPLPDLGWFPFPAVPGGQGDPTAIMGGGGGYSLSKNAPKEAFGFLEFLVTKGQQEAYAKDFYTIPVNKDAQAVVTDSYNISALQAFNKAAYTMQFLDTEYGQNAGNAMNTAVVNLMAGKGTAADIVKDTNAAAAKG, encoded by the coding sequence ATGGCGAGGAAAACCCACACCGCGACGGCCGTCGCGATCGGCCTGGGCATCGCACTGGCCGCCACCGGCTGTGCCGGAGGCGGCAGCGCCGGCGGCAGCGGCGGCGGTGCCTCCGGCGGGAAGGTCACGCTGACCGTCTGGGAGAACGCCACGCCCGGGCCCGGGGCGGAGTACTGGCGGCAGGCCGCGAAGGAGTACCACGCCCTCCACCCGAACGTCACGATCAAGATCCAGTTGGTCCAGAACGAGGACTTCGACGGCAAGCTGCAGACCGCACTCAACTCGAACTCCGCGCCGGACATCTTCATGCAGCGCGGCGGCGGCAAGATGCAGGCCATGGTCGACGCCGGCCAGATCCAGCCGCTGGACCTCACCGCCACCGACCGGGCCAACGCGGGTGCGGCAGCCCTCGCGGGCAACTCGATCGACGGCAAGGTCTACGCGATGCCGACCGACACCCAGCCCGAGGGCGTCTACTACAGCAAGGACCTCTTCAAGAAGGCCGGCATCGCCTCGACACCGACGTCCATGGACGCGCTGGAGGCGGATGTCGCCAAGCTGAAGGCGATCAATGTGGCGCCGATCGCGGTCGGGGCAAAGGACGCCTGGCCGGCCGCCCACTGGTACTTCAACCTCGCCCTGCGCGAGTGCAGCCGGGACACCATGCAGCAGACCGCCAAGTCGCTCAAGTTCACCGATCCGTGCTGGACCAAGGCCGGCGAGGACCTGGCATCCTTCCTGAAGACCAGCCCCTTCCAGAAGGGCTTCCTGACCACCTCCTCGCAGCAGGGCGCCGGGTCGTCGGCGGGCATGCTCGCGAACCACCGGGCGGCGATGGAGCTCATGGGCAACTGGGACCCCGGGGTGATCGCCAGCCTCACCCCGAACCAGAAGCCGCTTCCCGACCTGGGCTGGTTCCCCTTCCCCGCGGTGCCCGGCGGCCAGGGCGACCCGACCGCCATCATGGGCGGCGGCGGCGGATACTCGCTGTCCAAGAACGCGCCGAAGGAGGCCTTCGGCTTCCTCGAGTTCCTGGTGACCAAGGGTCAGCAGGAGGCGTACGCCAAGGACTTCTACACGATCCCGGTGAACAAGGACGCGCAGGCGGTCGTCACCGACTCCTACAACATCTCGGCACTGCAGGCCTTCAACAAGGCCGCGTACACCATGCAGTTCCTTGACACCGAGTACGGGCAGAACGCCGGCAACGCCATGAACACCGCCGTCGTCAACCTGATGGCCGGCAAGGGCACCGCTGCCGACATCGTCAAGGACACCAACGCCGCTGCCGCGAAGGGCTGA
- the arfA gene encoding arabinosylfuranosidase ArfA: protein MPRAHIELDRQAVIAPVRRRTFGSFVEHLGRCVYTGLYEPEHPSANEEGFRMDVVELVRELGSTTVRYPGGNFVSGFRWEDSVGPREKRPVRRDLAWHSLESNQVGLDEFARWLKLTDSELMLAVNVATRGILPALDLLEYANHPSGTALSDLRIANGTPDPHNVRMWCLGNEMDGPWQTGYMAADDYGKTAARTAAAMKAADKDLELVVCGSSGSGMPTFGDWERTVLEHAYEHVDYVSCHAYYQEHDGDLGSFLASALDMDHFIDAVVTTADHVGHKKHSRKRINVSFDEWNVWYLTEHQKSAEVNDEWRHAPRQLEDVYSVADAVVVGNLLMTLLKHSDRLTSASLAQLVNVIAPIMTEPGGPAWRQTTFYPFSITSRLAAGEVIRPVIEAPVYRTARHGEAPVVDAVATVDEDRAAVFLVNRDLGEVARVTVDVRGLGSSRVAEAVTLADADVYARNTLAEQHRVTPTANKSATLADGLLSIELPPVSWTAIALR, encoded by the coding sequence TTGCCCCGCGCCCATATCGAGCTCGACCGGCAGGCCGTCATCGCCCCCGTCCGACGCCGTACCTTCGGCTCCTTCGTCGAGCACCTCGGCCGCTGCGTGTACACCGGCCTCTACGAGCCGGAGCACCCGAGCGCGAACGAGGAGGGGTTCCGCATGGACGTCGTGGAACTCGTCAGGGAGCTCGGCAGCACCACCGTCCGCTACCCGGGCGGCAACTTCGTCTCCGGCTTCCGCTGGGAGGACTCGGTCGGCCCACGCGAGAAGCGCCCGGTGCGCCGCGACCTCGCCTGGCACTCGCTGGAGTCCAACCAGGTCGGCCTCGACGAGTTCGCCCGGTGGCTCAAGCTCACCGACTCGGAACTGATGCTGGCGGTCAACGTCGCCACCCGGGGGATCCTGCCGGCCCTGGACCTCCTCGAGTACGCCAACCACCCCTCGGGGACGGCCCTGTCGGACCTGCGGATCGCCAACGGCACCCCCGACCCGCACAACGTGCGGATGTGGTGCCTGGGCAACGAGATGGACGGCCCCTGGCAGACCGGATACATGGCCGCGGACGACTACGGCAAGACGGCCGCCCGCACCGCCGCGGCGATGAAGGCGGCCGACAAGGACCTCGAACTGGTCGTCTGCGGCTCCTCCGGGTCCGGCATGCCGACCTTCGGCGACTGGGAGCGGACGGTGCTCGAGCACGCCTACGAGCACGTGGACTACGTCTCCTGCCACGCGTACTACCAGGAGCACGACGGCGACCTCGGCTCGTTCCTCGCCTCGGCGCTCGACATGGACCACTTCATCGACGCCGTCGTCACCACCGCCGACCACGTCGGGCACAAGAAGCACTCCCGGAAGAGGATCAACGTCTCCTTCGACGAGTGGAACGTCTGGTATCTGACGGAGCATCAGAAATCCGCCGAGGTCAACGACGAGTGGCGGCACGCCCCCCGTCAGCTGGAGGACGTCTACTCGGTGGCGGACGCCGTGGTCGTCGGCAACCTGCTGATGACGCTCCTCAAGCACAGCGACCGCCTCACCTCGGCATCGCTCGCCCAACTCGTCAACGTGATCGCGCCGATCATGACCGAGCCCGGCGGGCCGGCCTGGCGCCAGACGACCTTCTACCCGTTCTCGATCACCAGCCGGCTCGCGGCCGGCGAGGTGATCCGCCCGGTGATCGAGGCGCCGGTCTACCGGACGGCGCGGCACGGCGAGGCGCCCGTGGTGGACGCCGTCGCCACGGTGGACGAGGACCGGGCCGCGGTCTTCCTCGTCAACCGCGACCTGGGCGAGGTCGCCCGGGTCACGGTCGACGTGCGCGGCCTCGGCTCCTCGCGCGTCGCCGAGGCGGTCACCCTCGCCGACGCCGACGTGTACGCCAGGAACACCCTCGCTGAGCAGCACCGGGTGACCCCGACCGCGAACAAGAGCGCGACTCTCGCCGACGGCCTGCTGAGCATCGAGCTGCCGCCGGTCTCCTGGACGGCGATCGCCCTGCGGTGA
- a CDS encoding carbohydrate ABC transporter permease has product MSATSADSWFSPSAEAGAPSGGRAGRGRPERWGSPLTYFVALLFIAVCVAPVLYIVLGGFRTNSQITTRPAALPHPWVLGNYAGVLRSTTFWGEFANSVIVALASTLGIVVLGLMVSFVIARYDFRLKGAMYSLFAAGLMFPMVIAITPLYIVVKDLGLVDNLLGVIIPQIAFGLPTTVIILVPFLRAIPNEIEEAAAIDGASRLGFFFRMGVPLSLPGVATVGILSFIGSWNNYVLPLYMLNSQANYTLPLGVQAFSSQYSSDTAKVLAFTSLAMLPALLFFSIFQKRIVGGLTGAVKG; this is encoded by the coding sequence ATGAGCGCGACGAGTGCCGATTCCTGGTTCTCCCCCTCCGCCGAGGCGGGGGCGCCTAGCGGGGGCCGCGCGGGCCGCGGCAGGCCGGAGCGGTGGGGGAGCCCCCTCACCTACTTCGTGGCCCTCCTCTTCATCGCGGTCTGCGTCGCACCGGTGCTCTACATCGTGCTGGGCGGCTTCCGCACCAACTCCCAGATCACCACCCGGCCGGCCGCCCTCCCGCACCCCTGGGTCCTCGGCAACTACGCCGGCGTCCTCAGGTCGACGACGTTCTGGGGCGAATTCGCCAACTCCGTCATCGTCGCCCTGGCGAGCACGCTCGGTATCGTCGTCCTCGGCCTGATGGTGAGCTTCGTCATCGCGCGCTACGACTTCAGGCTCAAGGGGGCGATGTACTCGCTGTTCGCGGCCGGTCTGATGTTCCCCATGGTCATCGCGATCACCCCGCTGTACATCGTGGTCAAGGACCTCGGCCTGGTCGACAACCTCCTCGGCGTGATCATCCCGCAGATCGCCTTCGGGCTGCCGACGACCGTGATCATCCTGGTGCCGTTCCTCAGGGCCATCCCGAACGAGATCGAGGAGGCCGCCGCCATCGACGGGGCGAGCCGGCTCGGCTTCTTCTTCCGCATGGGGGTGCCGCTGTCGCTGCCCGGTGTGGCGACCGTCGGCATCCTGTCGTTCATCGGCAGCTGGAACAACTACGTGCTGCCCCTGTACATGCTCAACTCGCAGGCGAACTACACGCTGCCGCTCGGCGTCCAGGCGTTCTCCTCGCAGTACTCCTCGGACACCGCGAAGGTCCTCGCCTTCACCTCCCTCGCCATGCTGCCCGCGCTGCTCTTCTTCTCGATCTTCCAAAAGCGGATCGTCGGCGGGCTGACCGGCGCCGTCAAGGGCTGA